The nucleotide window TCACCCGCCGCGACCTCAAGTTCCTCGACGACAACGAGCAGAAGCTCGAAGAGGTGATGACCAAGAAGAACCTCGTGACCGCCCCCGAGAACACGACGCTCGACGCGGCCGAGAAGATCCTGACGAAAAATAAGGTGGAGAAATTGCTCCTGGTTGACGATCAATTCAGACTGAAGGGGTTGATCACGATCAAGGACATCGACAAAACGCAAAAGTTCCCGCACGCGGCTAAAGACGCTCGCGGGCGACTGATGGTCGGGGCGGCGATCGGGGTGTGGGACTTCGAGCGGGCCGCGTCGCTGATCGAGGCGGGAGTCGATGTGCTGGTGGTGGATTCGGCCCACGGGCACAGCCTGAACGTCATTGAGACGGTGCGGGAGCTGAAGAAGCGGCACAGCATTGATGTGATCGCGGGGAACGTGGCGACCGTGGACGGCGCGCGGGCCCTGGTGGACGCCGGGGCCGACGCCGTAAAAGTCGGCATCGGGCCGGGTAGCATTTGCACCACCCGGGTCGTGTCCGGCGTCGGCGTGCCGCAGATGTCGGCCATCGCCAACGCGGTGAAAGGGCTCGCGGGAACCGGGGTACCGATCATCGCCGACGGCGGCGTCCGGTACAGCGGCGACATCACCAAGGCGCTGGCGGCCGGAGCGTATTCGGTCATGATCGGCGGGCTGTTCGCCGGCCTGGCCGAGAGCCCGGGGCAACTGATTCTGTTCCGCGGTCGCTCGTTCAAGCAGTACCGCGGGATGGGGTCGATGGGCGCGATGATGGCCGGCAGCGCGGACCGCTACCAACAGGGCGGGGCGCAGTCGGCGAACGGGAAACTGGTGCCCGAGGGGGTCGAGGGGCGGGTCCCATTTAAGGGACACCTCTCGCCGTTCGTGTACCAACTGGTCGGCGGCGTGCGTGCCGGAATGGGGTACTGCGGCTGCAAGACGCTGGACGAGTTGCGGACCAAGGCCCGGTTCATTCAGGTGACCGCGGCGAGTGTGCAGGAGAGCCACCCGCATGACATTGCTATCACGCAGGAAGCGCCGAATTACAGTTCGGTCGATCACGCCGGGGACGCGGGCGGCTAAGGCCGCGCTGCTCCTCGCACTCATGGCCGCGCCGGCCCTCGCGCAGCCGCCCGCACCCATCCCGGGGGGCAACCTCGTGCCCGGGGCGGGCGGAGCGGGCGCCGCACCGCCGAACAACGTTCTGCCCAACGGGCTGGCGCTGCCGCCGGGCTACCGCCCGCGGACGCCGCCGGCCCAGGCTCAGGCGGCGCAGCCGTCGCGGCCGGCCCCGCAACCCACTTCGGGCGCGGCTCCGGGTTCCTCCGGAACCATGATGTACTTCCACAAGCCGGCCGACGCGCTGACCGCGACCGGCGGCGGGCTCCCGGCGACCGCCGGCGACGGCGTCGCACAACTGGGCGGCCGCGAGTCGCCGGTGGCGCTCCCGGTGCCCGACGCCGCCCCCGTCCGCCCGGTGCTGCCGCCGGTCACCGTGGCCCCGGTGGCAACGGTCCCCGCGCCGGCCGCGTTCGGCGCCCAGCCGGCGGCCCAGCCGCCCATGCAAAAGGCGTCGGCCGGTGACTCGAACGCGTTGCCGAAACAAGATTTCAAAAACAGAGTGGTCGAGGTGGACCCGAAGGAGATCCAGTTGCCGTCGCGCGACAAGATCTTCGGGGTCTCGTACAACGACGCCGAACTCCGGCAGGCGATCGTGGAGGCCGCGTTTAAAGACCGGCTGCGGCTCCTGGAGAAGTCGCTCAAGGACGACGCGGCCGCCGGGAAACCCACGGCCGGCACCGAGGAACTGATCCGCAACTTGCGCGCGGTCAAGGACCCCCGCACGCTGCCCGAGTTCGAGTTCCCGGCGCTGCCGGTGGTCAGCCCGGCGGGCGTCGCGTACCAGCCGAAAACGCTCGCGTACCCGGCCAGCAAGCTCACCATCGAGCCGCTGTACGTGGTCCACCGCCGGCTCCACTTCGAGCAGCGGAACTTCGAGCGCGCCGGCTGGGACCTGGGGCCGATGACGACGCTCGTGTCGGCCGGGAAGTTCTACCGCGACGTGCTGCTGTGGCCGGCCGGGCTGGTGTCCGGTTGCACCTACGGGTTTTGGGACACCAACGCCGGCAAGTGTCTGCCCGGGAGCCCGACTCCGCTGTACCTGTACCCGCCGAACTTGACCTGTGGCGGCATCATGGCCGAGGCCGGCTTGGTCACCGGGTTCGCGTTCCTGTTCCCGTAAGAGCACGGCAAAAGTCAAAAGGTGAAGGGCGGAAGTGGTAGAATCGAACGGTGGGAAACCGCTTCGGTTCTACCGCTTCCGCCCTTCACCTTTTGACAGCACTGTTGCCTTGAACGATCCCTGGTTGGACCCTCGCACGGCGTACGTTCACGTCCCGTTCTGCGCGCACCACTGCGGGTACTGCGATTTTGCGGTGACGGCGGGGCAGGACCACCTCATCGAACTGTACCTCGAAGCGGTCGGCGCCGAACTCGCGGGGCTGCGCGAGCCGCGCCCGGTCGAGAGCCTGTTCATCGGCGGCGGCACCCCAACGCACCTCTCGGCCGATCAGTTGCGGCGGCTGATCGAAACGGTGACGCGGTGGCTGCCGCCGGGCCGCGGCGCGGGGCGGGAGTTTTCGATCGAAGCGAACCCCGATTCGCTGACCGAGGAGAAGACCGCGGTGATGGCCGCGCTCGGTGTGAACCGGGTCAGCGTCGGGGTGCAGTCGTTCCGCCCCGAATCGCTCGCGGCGCTCGACCGCCGGCACGCCCCGGAGCACATCGGGCGGGCCGTGGACGCGGTTCGGAAGCACATTCCCGTCGTGTCGTTCGACCTGATCTTCGGGGCGCCGGGTTCGACGATCGAGGGCTGGCGCGCGGACCTCGACGCGGCGCTGGCGTTCGACCCGCAGCACGTTTCGACCTACGGGCTGACCTACGAGAAGGGCACGCCGCTCTGGAAGCGCCAGACGCGCGGGCTGGTCGAGGCCGTGCCCGAGGACACCGAACTGGCGATGTACGAGCACGCGATGGACCGGCTCGCGGCGGCCGGGTTCGAGCACTACGAGATCTCGAACTTCGCCCGGCCCGGGTACCGGTGCCGGCACAACGAGCGGTACTGGGCCAACGACGCCTACTATGGGTTCGGGGTGGGTGCGGCGCGGTACGTGAACGGCAGCCGCGAGCTGAACGTGCGCGACACGAAGCTCTACATCCGCAAGGCGCTCGGGGGCGAGGATGTGACGTTCCAACGCGAGACGCTGGAACCGCGGGCGCGGGCGTTCGAGACGCTCGCGACGCAGTTGCGCCGGGCCGACGGCATCGATCGGGTACCGTTCCGCGCACAGACCGGCTTCGACCTGGACGCGCTGGCGCCGGTGGCACTGGCGCTCTTCCGCGACCACGGCATCGTTACCGACGACGGACACCGCGTACGATTAACGCGCCGCGGCAAGTGCGTGGCAGATGCGGCTGTCGCCGAACTGTTGAAGGAATCCGATGGTCTGGTGGATTAAGAGCGTGAGCCTCATACTACTCCGTTAATTCGCCACAAATAATTACAGTGTCGCTACTTATGGCGATCTGCACCTACAGGCCCGTGCACCCGCAATGGGTTCAAATCCCAGCGATTCTGGCGAGTCCGTTCACGAGAGCAGCAAACATCCCGCTGGGGCAGTGAGCATTCCATTTGACTCAAGTCCAGATCCTACAAGGTGTTCCGTCGAGATGTGTCCTGGTGGCGTGTACATAACACGTTGTAAAATAAGCAGTTGTGGCGAGGTAACGGAGTAGTACTCAAGCGGGTTGGAAAAATACGCCTCATTGAACAACGTCTATTGACTTGGAAGCCGCACAAAACAACAATCCTCTCTTCAATCACAGCTCAACTCTCCCGAATCGCGGCGATTGTCCGTGTCAGACTGGATCGAATGCTGATCGCGTTGGCAATTGATTAGCAATTTCTCTGGTTGTTTCTTTCGCACAGTCGTCTGCCTGAAGCCTTTCGCACGGAGTACGCGCCCATGCTGAGCGAAGCCTTGCGCCGGTTCGTCCGCCGTCTCTTGGCCCGGTCCCCGTTCCGCGAGCCCTTCGGGCGGTCGTCGCGTGTTGTCACCCGCCACACCGGCCTGCCGTACCGGTTCCGGCTGGCGGGGCTCGAGGCGATCGAGAGTCGGGACCTTCCCGGCTCGCTGCTCGCCCTCGAGTCCCTCCCGACGTTTCAGGACCTCAGTTTCCCCGCGCCGCCCGCGGGCGTTCCGGCCCTCACCTCCTGGTTGGGTGACAATCCGGTCGGCAGCGGTTCGGCTTCTTCAGCCGCCGAAAGCTCAACCCCTGCCGTCCTTGACTTCTCCGGGAGCGACTCCGACCGTGGGGGCTCTGGCGCATCGAGCGATGAGCCCCTGTCGGGTTTCCACAGCACCGTTGATGACGATTTGGGGATCTCCTGGGACGTTCCGTTCGCTGCGCTGGGCGAAATGCCGCCCGCCTCAGCCCCGAACCCGAATGGTACGGCCGGCGGTCCCGCGGGGTTCGGGGAGAGCCCGACCGGAGGGTCGTCAGGCAGCGGGTCGGGAGGCGGCGGACTGGAAGGTGAAGGAGGTGGCACCGGAGGAACCGGGGGAACGGGTGGTGGTTCGGTTGGCGGGCCGGTGGGCGGCGGTCTGGAAGGCGAAGGAGGTGGCACCGGAGGAAGCGGAGGGACGCCGGGGGGCGAAACGGGAGGTGGTGGAGAAACGGGCGGCGGGGAGACGGGAGGTGGCGGGGAGACGGGCGGCGGGGAGACGGGAGGTGGCGGGGAGACGGGCGGCGGAGAAACGGGCGGCAGCGGTGGTACCGGCGGCGGCACTTCGTCGACCGGCGTCTGGATCGAAGCCGACAACGATTACGTTTACCGCGGCGATACCGTTACGTTCTACGTCCAGACATCGCTCACCCCCGAGCCGGTGTACACCTCGATCGAGTGGGATTTTGACTACCAGGCAGGCAACTTCCAGGCCGACGTTTCCGGTACCGACGAGTTCGCTCCACACACGTTCACAAGCGTGGGGAATGCCACGGTTGCCGCGCGGTTGACCAACGCCCAAAGTGTTGAGGTCGTCACGACGGCTGTCACGGTCCACCACGAACCGCCCGTCCTCACCGTCCCGGAAAACCTCACGGTCGTTGCCGGCAACACCAAGACGCTGACCGTAACAGCCGACACCGATGTCGCCATCACCGGGGTTGAGTGGTGGGTCGCCCTCGACGGCTGGGAGTACGAGCAGGTCTCGGACATGACCACGCTCGCGGCGGACTACGAGTTCGAGACCTACGGCGACTACGACTTCTGGGTCCAGGTAACCGACGCCAACGGCGAGGTGGCCGAGAGCGGGTTCACCGTCAAGGCGACCAACGACACGCCGGACGGGTACGCGTTCTACCGGACCGCGACCGGTGTCGTCAACGCGACGGTCGATGAGGGGAGCGTGGTCACGTTCGTGGTCACCGACCTCGACCGCGAACTCGATGTCGAGAACACCGACTCGCTGACCGTGGAGGTCGATTGGTACGGGACCGGAGAGTACGACATCGTCAACGACGGCGACTGGACGTTCAACCGGGAACTCAAAACGGTCACGTTCGACACCCCGTACGAAGACAACCCGGAGGGCGGAACCGTCTGGCACGCCAAGGTCCGGGTAACCGACGATTGGGGGGCGGCTACCGACGACGCCGTTGATGTCCACGTCCGCAACGTGGCCCCGACCGCAACGGTTCAGGCGGGCACGGTCATCTCGACCGTGGCCACGGGCGGCCAGGATGTGCGTGTGCTGTACGACCAGGAGTTGCTCTCGTTCGAGAACATCGTCGAACCGTCCGAGGCCGACCTCGAACAGATGGAGTTCTTCTGGATAGTCGACGGGACCCGGCTGGGGAACACGGCCGCCGTTCCGCTACCCGACTACACGGTGGCCCGGCCGCACATCGTCGAAGCGTACATGAAGGACAAGGACGGCGGCGAGACGCCACACGTCACCTTCAAACTCGTGGTCGCACCGGCGCCCATCCCGGCTGCGCATGCGATGGGCATGCCGGAGGGGACTGGGGACCCCAACGACCCGAACGAAGGGGATTTCTTCACCACCGATTCGGGCCTCTTGGTCGAGCCGCAGTTGGGCGACGGACTGCCAAGCGCGACCGTGTTCGGCAAGTTTATCCCGACCGACATGACTGTTGACAATTACCTCCAGTACGCGAGCTGGCCCATCGTCCGCCGGTCGGTCGGGGTCGGCCAGGGGTTCAGTGTCAAGTTCACCTACGATCCGGAGAGCCTAGCGTTCGCTGCCGCGCACGGGTACACCCTCCGGTACCGGTACGCGATCGACGTGCAGTACCCGTCCGACGGGCACGGGAGCGGGCCGCTGCCGCCGCACCAGTACACCAAGACCGCGAGCGACACCATCTCGGTCTCCGGTCAGCCGGAGGACCGGGTCATCATCGTGACGGTGATCCCGGAGATGCTGAGCGGCGGCACCGTGGTGCGGTCGGCCGGGCCGCACCAAGTGATCGCCACCACCCCGCGGTCGCAGTCCACCTGGGATCAGGCGGTGGACCTGTGGAAGATGGTCCGGGACCTGGCCCCGCAGCTCGGCAGCGCGGCCGCCAACCTGTTCACGTCGCTGTCCGGGAGCGGGTTCACGACCCTGATGAGCAACCTGGAGGCCGGGCTGACCGGGGCGCTCAGCGACTTCGTCAGCGGGTTCCAGACGACCAGCAAGAAGGCGTTCTTCGAGTGGCTCGGGGCGGGCTCGACCACCCTTCTGTCGAACCTGGCGAACGCCAACTTCAACGAGTGGGAGGACATCCAGGCGTTCCTGCTCGGGTACGCCGGGCTGACGTGGGACAACGTGCAGGCGGTGATGCTGCAGGAGCTGGGTGCCGGGAACGTGGCGGCGGTGACGAAGATCTACGACGACTACTTCGCAGCCGAGTCGGACACGTCGAGCGCCCGATCGCTGATGGCGTTCGTCAATAAACTCGATCCCAACCTGGTCGAGGGGCTGAAGACCAAGGCGATGGAGCAGATCACGATCGCGGCGGGGCGAGCCGTGGCCCAGGCGGCGTCCATGTTCCTGCCGGGTGCGGGTGCGATCCGCGGGCTGTACAACGCCCTTCAGTGGGCGCTCGACAACCGGACCCAGATGGGGGACATGTTCACCAAGATCGTGGACAGCCTGAACGCGCTGGCGGCGGGCAACGCGGGCAACTTCCGGGCGGAGCTGTTGGGGGCCATGAACGCATCGCTCGGGCCGCTGATCGGTCTGGCGGCGCAGCAGTTCGGTCTGAACAAGCTGCGGGACGAACTGAAGCGTCTGACCGAGTACGTGCCGCAGCGGGTGGACAAGCTGCTGCGGGACCAGGTGGCGGCCGTGGCCAAGGGGCTGGGTGGCGGGGTGATCACGGGGGCCGAATCCGGCAAACTAACATCGACGCAATTCACGTTCGCGTACAAGGGGAAGAGCTACAAGCTGGTGCCGGTGGAGGCGGGAACCGCGTCGCAGTTGAAGATCATCCACCAATCGGAGGGGAACAAGGTCCACGTGTTCACGGCCCAGGACTTCGACGGGCCTGCTCTGGCCAAGTACCAGGAGGTGATGGCGGCCGAGGTGGCGGTGCGTGCGGCGGCGAGCGGTCCGACGCGAGTGGCCATCAAGCAGAACGTTAACGGTGCAGGCACCACCGCGCCGCAGCCGAAGGCGAAGTTCGCGGATCTGAAAGCGAAGCAGGCGGCCCTGGACACCAAGCTGGCGGACCTGACGGCGTACCTGCAAGCGAACGGGTGCAAGTACCTGAACGCGGGTTGCTTCGCGGCCGGGACCAAGCTGCTGACGCGGCGCGGGTGGGTGGCGGTCGAGTTACTGGGGATCGGGGACGAGGTTGCCAGCCGCACCGAGCACGACCTGACTGGGCCGGTGGAGTGGAAGGCGGTGGAGGACACGTTCCGCCGCATGGGCCGGGTGCTGCACCTGCACTTCGCGGGCGGGGAGCTGATCCGCACGACGCCGGAGCACCCGTTCTGGGTGGACGGGAAGGGGTGGACCGCGGCCGGGTCACTGGCCGCGGGGGACCGGATCGCGACCTTGTCAGGCGAGTGGGTGCCCATCGCCGAGGTGTTCGACACCCAGGAATGGGAGCCGGTGTACAACCTGCGGGTGGCCGACCACCACACCTACTTCGTCGGCGACGACAACTGGGGGTTCGCCGCCTGGGCGCACAATGCGTACGTTGTCGTGCACAAGAAGGTCGGCAAGAAATATGTTTGGAGTGTTGAGGACGAGAGTAAGCAGACACCTGCTGCATCTGTAGATCGTTACGTTCGCGATGTATTTGGTGCGAGAGCGACCTTCGCCACACAGGACATTGCTCTCAAAGTGCGTGACCAGCAGCAAAAGGCGGAGGAGAAAGTAACGGCTCTATCTACCGATGACGGAGATCGTTTTGAGTTCTTAGCGCGAATCTCTCACGCACCAAGCCGGCATTCCGAACTCATTTTCAGGCCGGATGGAACTATTTGGCAGGAAATCGATTTTGAAGTCAACGGCCGCATTTACGAAACTGGAATTTCGCTTGGGTCGAAACAGGAGCAACTCATCCGCTATGGTATCATTGCGCGCGCTCGAGGAATGACCGTTGGCGTCATCTTCGGGCCACGAGCATCATCGACAACAGTGCGAACTTACTACGCTACACTCTCCGTGCCATTTAGCAATGCACTTATTCAAGAAGAGATGCCGCCGGGAGTAAGTATCTCGGATAGTCAGATTGTCGCCTCGTATTTTACCACATTTGAAGGTCGGACTTATGGTTTTCCCGCGCCAATAATAGGTCAAAATTCAATGCTCATTTGGCCTACTGACTGGGAAAGGACGACTAACTGATGAGCTCGCGCTGGTGTTGGTTTGGATACCCGGCGCCGGGGCGGTCACTCAATCCGTCAGCAGGTTTGGCCGCGCTCGGCAACTCATTCCGTCCCGATCCGCCATCCGTTTATACAATGGCGGCCGAAAAAAATCCGGACTCTCCCGATATCGGTTGGCTCCGGCGAACCCGACTGAGTGAGCCGGTTTCGCTCGCGCTCCGCCATCGGCTCTCGATGGGAGAGAACATTAAAGCTTTTCTTCGATTTGAAGGGGTAGAATCGGGCTTTTACCAAACAGCCGCGGAATTCTACTCGTTCCACTCTGCCCGGAAACCCGAGCTGATCTTGGTGTACTCAACTCACGAGACGAGCTTCCAGCAACAGATTATGCTTCGATACGTGCGAATATTTGCATCTGCCGCCAATGCCGCGTACTTGATACGAACGAATGAGATATGGAACCTCGATGAACTATTCATATTGTCCGAGCCGGTGCCTGAACTGCGATTCCCAGATCCGGCATTCGGGCACGGGGTGTACGAGGTCTGCGTCAACGCCGCCAACGGCGGGTTGAAACCGATCGGATTAGAAGCGGTACCTGGCGAGCCGGTTGAAGCGGGCTTCATCAGTTTTGCCGCACTACGACCGGCATGAACGAGATAGAGGTAAGCGTTCACAGTTGATGAAGTTGGCAATCACCAGATTGCGTAGAAGAATTTTCGTCATCACTTTTCTGTTAGCTCGACGACGTATCCGGGCAGCCGCGAGCACCGATCGGTGTTCGCGGCCGCGGTCGCGGCGCGTTCGTGCTGTCCCGAGCTATACCCGATGAGGATTGGTCGGCCGGGCGGGACTAAGAACCGCAGTTACGCTTCACCGAACGCGGGCGCGTCGCTCACGACGAACTGGACGGCCTGCGATTGAATCGGTCGCTGCTCGGCCACGTGTTCGGCCGGATGCCCGATCCGCTCTATGTGGCGGACCGCGCTGGCGACGTGTTCGGCCCCGGCATTGGGGTCGACATTGATGGTGGCGAACTAGGCCCGCAACCGCTCGATCACCTCATCCGGTGACAGATAAGATTGCCCGTCCGGTAGTCCTAGCCAATGAGTCATTCGCCTTGTCTTCTAAACAGCAGCTCATTCTGCGATCAGAAAGCGTTCAGCGACGGGATACAGCGCGTTGCCCAGTGGCCCGTTACTTCCCGCTGTATCAACGAAGAGAGTCGCCGTTCGCACCGGCCGTCAAGGTTCGCGTTCAGCGCGGCCAAGTCGTGTAACAGATCGCAGGACGGATCGGTTTTGAACGCGGCTTCGGTCTCGTCGCGGGTGCGGACCAATGCCTCTCGTGCGAGGGTGGGAACGGCTGCCAACTGAACCCAGTAACTCTGCGCGAACGAACAGCGACCCCTTCAGCCCTTGCTGGTATCGAAGGGCGTTGTGGTGGGACCACGAGAGCTTCGCGACATCATCTGTACCGCACCGGCTTCACACCTCGATTGTCTCGCGTATCACAGGGTCTTCTTTACAGATCCCTTCAGCAACGGCATTTTCGGCAAGGTTGAAATGCGTTGATCCGGACTCACCATGGAGCGCGTTGCCATCAGGTTGGTAGGGGGCCGCAGCGGGCGCTACACGAATCATGTGGCCGAGGCCCCAGGTGCAGCCAGCCTGCCAGGGTTAGTGACAGAGGAGTGGGTGCTCGCGGCACGAGCGACATTCGCGGACGGGACGGGCGATGGGGTATGAACTGACGTTCCGCGGGCGATTCGCTGCCTATTCGCTGGTACGGCATTACCACCGAATCGCGCCCTCAAAACCCGGACAATCGCTCCCGGTGAGCTGATCTGGGCTTCCGCGTAACGCGAAACGTCTGCTGTAACACGTTTCTGCGGCGACTCTTACGGCGGGTGCTGGTTCGGCACAGGGAACACCCGTCTCGGGCGAAAACTGGTGCGGTCGCTTCACCCGAGGCTTCTCAAACGGCCAGAACTACCACGCAGGGGGAATTGGCGATGTGCGTGAAATCGATGCCGCGTCCGAGTCACAGAGGGGCGTTTCACCTCCGAGTTCACGCCCCTCTGTTTGGAGGATTACGCCTTCACCAGGATGGCCCCTTCGCCGTTGCGGAGGGTGATCGAGGTCACGTACTGGCCCAGCGTGCCGTTCGAGTTCACGATCCGGTACGTGCCGCCGAGCTGGTGCGTCGTCGCGGTGTTGTTGCCGGTCGTCCCTTCGCCCTTGCCCTGGGCATACGACAGGGGCTTGTACAGCACCAGCGCGTTCTCGTACTCCCGCGCCATCACCTGGTACGTGAGGGCCGAGTTCGCCGGGTCGGTTCCGGTGGCGAGCACCTTCATGGAGCCGACCGGCGCGCCGACGTTCACGTTCACCGCCGGCGACCAGTGCTCGGTCCACGAGGACGACGGGCTGTCGCCGCCGAAGAACATCAGGAACGAGCGGTCCGGGTCCGCGACCAGGTAGTAGTACGCGAGCGTCGCGAGCTGCGTGCGCGAGTCGTACCGCGACCCGCCCTCGGGGCTGCTGTCGATCACCAGGTACGGCGCGTTCGGGCTGTTCAGCCGGCGCTGGATGAGGTTCACCGCGTCGCCCACCTCGGACCAGTTGGCCGACATCGGGCGGATGAGGAACTCCTCGAACGACCCCGCGGAGCCGGCGGTGATCGCGTCCGCGGTGGTGGACCCGCCCGCGGTGTTCGCCAGCACCCACCGCGGGGCGATCGCCCGCGACACGGCGCTCATCAGCGCGCCGGAGTCCTCGGCGAACGTGGCCGTCGGCTCCAGCACGCTGGTGCCCGCGAACGGCACCTTGCCGGTCGCGTTGTCCATGAACACCCCGTCGGCCAGCGGGTTGGCGGTCAGCAGTTGGACGTGGTACTCCTGCGCCCAGTGCCGCACCGCGGACGACGACGGGTTCGTCACGAACCGCATCTGGCCGTAGTAGGGGTAGAACAGCCGCGTCTCGTACACGAACCGGGCGTCGAACCCCGCCTGGCGGCCGGCGTACTCGGCGTCGTTCAGGTAGCCGTCGTGGTCCTTGTCCGCGGCGTAGTCGAACGCCGGGATGGTGCCCGTGCTGGCGCCGTTGGCGTTCACGTAGTCGCGCCCGAAGATCGTCTTCAGCTCCGGGGCGGAGCCGGCCGCGCCCGCGGTGACGCGGAGCCGTACCGAGTACAGCAGCGCGCCGCCGGGCGTCGCCGCGGCCGGCACCCAGTCCTTCGGCGGGTCGAATGTGATCCGCCCCGAGGTCCGCAGCGCCGCCGTCTGGTCGGATGTGAGGGTGAGCGTCTTCCAGGCGGTCGGGTTGCCGCTCGCGTCCACGGCGGTGGCGTACTCCCACACGCCCGACCAGTTCCCCGTCGCGCCGTTCCCGAGCGTGACGTTCATCTCGCGGAACTTCTCGACGTACCCGAACGACGTGGTGGTGCCCGCGGCCCCGAGCGACACGGCCGTTGCGCGGCCGCCCCGCGCCGCCGAAGTAATGTCCGTCGGGGTCCCGGTGCCGTTCGACTGGTACGCGCCCCAGAACCAGTTCACCGGCTGCGACGACGGGCTGGAACCGGTGAACGCGGTCGCCTTCGTGACGTGGTAGAACGCCAGCTCGCGCGACACCCCGGTGCGGTCCGCGTACGCGAGCCAGCTCGTCAACAGCCCCTGGTAGAGGTTCGAGACGTTGCTGTAGATAAGCTGCGGGGTGTCCGGGCTGGCGCCCTGGATGGCGCCGAGGTAGCTCGGGTTCGGGATCACCAGGTCGACGCTGTCGCGGAGCAGTTGCTGCTCGAACGCGCCGGTGATCGGGG belongs to Gemmata obscuriglobus and includes:
- the guaB gene encoding IMP dehydrogenase; the protein is MQDRIAYQGITFDDVLLEPGYSDFIPKDTDVRTQLTRNVRINIPILSSPMDTVTESELAIALAQEGGIGIIHKNLSAAAQTREVDKVKRSENGIITDPQTLPPDDTVGHARKLMEEHHISGVPITVNGVLKGILTRRDLKFLDDNEQKLEEVMTKKNLVTAPENTTLDAAEKILTKNKVEKLLLVDDQFRLKGLITIKDIDKTQKFPHAAKDARGRLMVGAAIGVWDFERAASLIEAGVDVLVVDSAHGHSLNVIETVRELKKRHSIDVIAGNVATVDGARALVDAGADAVKVGIGPGSICTTRVVSGVGVPQMSAIANAVKGLAGTGVPIIADGGVRYSGDITKALAAGAYSVMIGGLFAGLAESPGQLILFRGRSFKQYRGMGSMGAMMAGSADRYQQGGAQSANGKLVPEGVEGRVPFKGHLSPFVYQLVGGVRAGMGYCGCKTLDELRTKARFIQVTAASVQESHPHDIAITQEAPNYSSVDHAGDAGG
- a CDS encoding polymorphic toxin-type HINT domain-containing protein; this encodes MLSEALRRFVRRLLARSPFREPFGRSSRVVTRHTGLPYRFRLAGLEAIESRDLPGSLLALESLPTFQDLSFPAPPAGVPALTSWLGDNPVGSGSASSAAESSTPAVLDFSGSDSDRGGSGASSDEPLSGFHSTVDDDLGISWDVPFAALGEMPPASAPNPNGTAGGPAGFGESPTGGSSGSGSGGGGLEGEGGGTGGTGGTGGGSVGGPVGGGLEGEGGGTGGSGGTPGGETGGGGETGGGETGGGGETGGGETGGGGETGGGETGGSGGTGGGTSSTGVWIEADNDYVYRGDTVTFYVQTSLTPEPVYTSIEWDFDYQAGNFQADVSGTDEFAPHTFTSVGNATVAARLTNAQSVEVVTTAVTVHHEPPVLTVPENLTVVAGNTKTLTVTADTDVAITGVEWWVALDGWEYEQVSDMTTLAADYEFETYGDYDFWVQVTDANGEVAESGFTVKATNDTPDGYAFYRTATGVVNATVDEGSVVTFVVTDLDRELDVENTDSLTVEVDWYGTGEYDIVNDGDWTFNRELKTVTFDTPYEDNPEGGTVWHAKVRVTDDWGAATDDAVDVHVRNVAPTATVQAGTVISTVATGGQDVRVLYDQELLSFENIVEPSEADLEQMEFFWIVDGTRLGNTAAVPLPDYTVARPHIVEAYMKDKDGGETPHVTFKLVVAPAPIPAAHAMGMPEGTGDPNDPNEGDFFTTDSGLLVEPQLGDGLPSATVFGKFIPTDMTVDNYLQYASWPIVRRSVGVGQGFSVKFTYDPESLAFAAAHGYTLRYRYAIDVQYPSDGHGSGPLPPHQYTKTASDTISVSGQPEDRVIIVTVIPEMLSGGTVVRSAGPHQVIATTPRSQSTWDQAVDLWKMVRDLAPQLGSAAANLFTSLSGSGFTTLMSNLEAGLTGALSDFVSGFQTTSKKAFFEWLGAGSTTLLSNLANANFNEWEDIQAFLLGYAGLTWDNVQAVMLQELGAGNVAAVTKIYDDYFAAESDTSSARSLMAFVNKLDPNLVEGLKTKAMEQITIAAGRAVAQAASMFLPGAGAIRGLYNALQWALDNRTQMGDMFTKIVDSLNALAAGNAGNFRAELLGAMNASLGPLIGLAAQQFGLNKLRDELKRLTEYVPQRVDKLLRDQVAAVAKGLGGGVITGAESGKLTSTQFTFAYKGKSYKLVPVEAGTASQLKIIHQSEGNKVHVFTAQDFDGPALAKYQEVMAAEVAVRAAASGPTRVAIKQNVNGAGTTAPQPKAKFADLKAKQAALDTKLADLTAYLQANGCKYLNAGCFAAGTKLLTRRGWVAVELLGIGDEVASRTEHDLTGPVEWKAVEDTFRRMGRVLHLHFAGGELIRTTPEHPFWVDGKGWTAAGSLAAGDRIATLSGEWVPIAEVFDTQEWEPVYNLRVADHHTYFVGDDNWGFAAWAHNAYVVVHKKVGKKYVWSVEDESKQTPAASVDRYVRDVFGARATFATQDIALKVRDQQQKAEEKVTALSTDDGDRFEFLARISHAPSRHSELIFRPDGTIWQEIDFEVNGRIYETGISLGSKQEQLIRYGIIARARGMTVGVIFGPRASSTTVRTYYATLSVPFSNALIQEEMPPGVSISDSQIVASYFTTFEGRTYGFPAPIIGQNSMLIWPTDWERTTN
- the hemW gene encoding radical SAM family heme chaperone HemW produces the protein MDPRTAYVHVPFCAHHCGYCDFAVTAGQDHLIELYLEAVGAELAGLREPRPVESLFIGGGTPTHLSADQLRRLIETVTRWLPPGRGAGREFSIEANPDSLTEEKTAVMAALGVNRVSVGVQSFRPESLAALDRRHAPEHIGRAVDAVRKHIPVVSFDLIFGAPGSTIEGWRADLDAALAFDPQHVSTYGLTYEKGTPLWKRQTRGLVEAVPEDTELAMYEHAMDRLAAAGFEHYEISNFARPGYRCRHNERYWANDAYYGFGVGAARYVNGSRELNVRDTKLYIRKALGGEDVTFQRETLEPRARAFETLATQLRRADGIDRVPFRAQTGFDLDALAPVALALFRDHGIVTDDGHRVRLTRRGKCVADAAVAELLKESDGLVD